One genomic segment of Porphyromonadaceae bacterium W3.11 includes these proteins:
- a CDS encoding DUF2149 domain-containing protein has protein sequence MVRRPSKLREIEDEDPLSVVVNLFDVAMVFAVSLMVAIVLHLNMSEFFGKEDFTIVKNPGEDNMEIITKEGKEIKKYVPKEDDGSDASMKKGKKVGVAYQLENGEIIYIPE, from the coding sequence ATGGTACGCCGACCTTCCAAGCTTCGTGAGATAGAGGATGAAGATCCCTTGAGTGTGGTGGTCAATCTATTCGATGTGGCTATGGTCTTTGCCGTTTCCTTGATGGTTGCGATTGTTCTGCACCTTAATATGTCTGAGTTTTTTGGCAAAGAAGACTTTACCATAGTTAAGAATCCAGGAGAGGATAATATGGAAATCATCACAAAGGAGGGTAAGGAAATTAAAAAATATGTGCCTAAAGAGGATGATGGGAGTGATGCCTCTATGAAGAAAGGGAAAAAAGTAGGTGTCGCTTATCAACTGGAGAATGGCGAGATCATATACATTCCCGAGTAA
- a CDS encoding DUF58 domain-containing protein: protein MDTKELLQKIRRIEIKSRRLSQNIFSGEYRSAFKGRGMSFSEVREYQLGDDVRDIDWNVTARYARPFIKVYEEERELTMMLLVDVSRSGLFGTIERSKRQLLAEIAGTLAFSTITNNDKVGVIFYSDRVEKFIPPGKGRKHVLHILTEILRLEPQGHGTDLSQALVYANNVQKKQCTLFVLSDFIDQSDYAKTLNIVSRKHHMLAMQVYDPHEAELPNVGLLRVEDAESGEIRMIDSSSKRVAEQYRNYWSEVTKYMRDAFTKYDIGFVSTATNQDYVPALQRLFSIRRR from the coding sequence ATGGATACGAAAGAACTACTACAGAAAATTAGGCGAATAGAGATTAAGTCTCGACGACTCTCCCAGAATATATTTTCGGGGGAGTATCGCTCTGCATTTAAGGGTAGGGGGATGTCTTTTAGCGAGGTGCGTGAGTATCAGCTAGGAGATGATGTACGTGATATTGACTGGAACGTTACCGCTCGTTATGCTCGTCCCTTTATAAAAGTGTATGAAGAGGAACGTGAGCTGACGATGATGTTGCTCGTGGATGTCTCTCGTAGTGGATTATTTGGTACTATAGAGAGGAGTAAGCGACAGTTACTGGCTGAGATTGCTGGGACTTTAGCGTTTAGCACTATTACAAATAACGACAAGGTGGGGGTTATTTTTTATTCGGATAGAGTCGAAAAATTCATCCCGCCAGGCAAAGGACGTAAGCATGTCTTGCATATCCTTACAGAGATACTAAGATTGGAGCCCCAAGGTCACGGTACAGATCTATCTCAGGCTCTGGTATATGCTAATAATGTGCAGAAGAAGCAGTGTACACTCTTTGTACTCTCAGACTTCATCGATCAGAGTGATTATGCTAAGACACTTAATATCGTGAGTCGTAAGCATCATATGCTAGCGATGCAGGTCTATGACCCACATGAAGCGGAGTTGCCGAATGTAGGACTTTTGCGAGTCGAAGATGCAGAAAGCGGTGAGATACGTATGATAGATAGCTCTTCCAAGAGAGTGGCTGAGCAGTATCGCAACTATTGGAGTGAGGTGACTAAGTACATGAGGGATGCTTTCACGAAATATGATATCGGGTTCGTTAGCACAGCTACTAATCAGGATTATGTCCCTGCTTTACAACGACTATTTTCTATACGAAGGAGATGA
- a CDS encoding MoxR family ATPase: protein MEDKRVDVRALTELIERESGFLDLLDSGMNSVIVGQKHLRESLLIGLLADGHILLEGVPGLAKTLAIKTLSDLMDAKFSRIQFTPDLLPADVIGTQIYSQKNESFSVKQGPIFANLVLADEINRAPAKVQSALLEAMQERQVTIAENTFQLPNPFLVMATQNPIDQEGTYQLPEAQSDRFMLKVVVGYPTKAEEQMIVESQIRSNRVKVSPVISSEQILRARDMVHQVYIDEKIHKYIVDIVFATRFPQDAGLSNLTGMISNGASPRASINLALAARAYAFIKRRGFVIPEDVRAVCHDVLRHRIALSYEAEANNLVAEEIVSEILNKVDVP, encoded by the coding sequence ATGGAAGATAAAAGAGTAGATGTACGGGCGCTAACTGAACTAATAGAGCGAGAAAGTGGTTTCTTGGATCTATTGGATAGCGGTATGAATAGTGTAATCGTGGGGCAGAAGCATCTTCGCGAGAGTTTGCTAATCGGTTTATTGGCTGATGGGCATATTCTTTTGGAAGGGGTGCCTGGGCTAGCCAAGACTTTAGCCATCAAGACCTTGTCGGATTTGATGGACGCAAAGTTTAGTCGGATTCAATTTACTCCAGATCTTTTACCTGCTGACGTTATCGGTACGCAGATTTATAGTCAGAAGAATGAGTCTTTTAGTGTCAAGCAGGGACCTATCTTTGCAAATTTGGTTTTAGCTGATGAGATCAATAGAGCACCAGCTAAGGTTCAAAGTGCTTTACTAGAGGCTATGCAGGAGCGTCAAGTGACGATTGCAGAGAATACATTCCAGCTCCCTAATCCATTCTTAGTAATGGCCACTCAAAACCCTATTGATCAGGAGGGTACTTACCAATTACCAGAAGCTCAGAGCGACCGTTTTATGCTAAAAGTGGTGGTCGGTTACCCAACCAAGGCTGAGGAGCAGATGATTGTAGAGTCTCAAATTAGGTCGAATAGAGTGAAGGTATCACCTGTCATTTCGAGCGAGCAGATTCTACGTGCTAGAGATATGGTCCATCAGGTCTATATTGATGAGAAGATTCATAAGTATATTGTCGATATCGTATTTGCTACTCGATTCCCTCAAGATGCGGGATTATCTAATCTTACTGGTATGATTAGCAATGGTGCTTCGCCACGTGCTTCGATAAATCTAGCATTAGCTGCTCGTGCCTATGCTTTCATTAAGCGAAGAGGGTTTGTGATTCCTGAGGATGTCCGTGCAGTGTGTCATGATGTGCTGCGTCATAGGATAGCGCTTAGCTACGAGGCTGAAGCCAATAACCTAGTGGCTGAGGAGATTGTGAGTGAGATCCTAAATAAGGTGGATGTACCGTAA
- a CDS encoding calcium-translocating P-type ATPase, PMCA-type: MTENIYHAQTKDEVANDFQTSLTSGLSSSEATKRLEKYGENKLNKKANTPLWKIFLHQFNDALVYVLIIAAILTAVVSFMEGTNSFTDSIIIMAILIVNAVIGTVQEYRAMVSLDALNKMSAPHSKVLRDGSVVEISSEHVVPGDIVILDVGDIVPADIRLSESFNLQIQESALTGESVPAEKNAEVIDAGQDLPLGDRHNIAFSTGLVSYGRGTGIVVGTGMNTEVGKIAGMLSDAADQVTPMQKRLNQLGKVLGYGALAICALIFGLGVLYGNDLVDMFMMAVSLGVAAIPEGLQVVSTLVLAMGVQRLVKQNAIVRTLPSVETLGSASVICSDKTGTLTQNRMTIVEMWSIEGSINAEDYEIGSSKVIDQMLLSGTLANDAHLSENMESENRLSGDPTETAIVDLAEKNGINKNDIEKKYQRIGEVPFDSERKLMSSINKTEEGGSELQTHVKGGTDELLEVCTHYLKDGELIPLTEDIKEQIRSANVAMAEKALRVLAFAYANISAMPKEQTSEMVERDLIFLGLMGMIDPPRPEAIKAVSECRTAGIKPVMITGDHQITATAIAREIGIAQEGDLVLNGTQLENMDDNELFEVVPKCSVYARVAPEHKVRIVKAWQKHGDVVAMTGDGVNDAPALKTASIGVAMGITGTEVSKGAADLILTDDNFATIVLAVREGRRIYDNIVKAIQYLLSTNIGEVILILIATVFNLGTPLLPIQLLWINLVTDSLPALGISLDPEDKDVMNRPPIDSNKGFFTKGFIWRISYQGVMVGLIGLTSYLIGMHDGGQELGQTMAFISICMAQLLHIRNLHSNVRPSWHFSPLRNKKLIGAMLISLMLILVVYFIPFLRDIFHLVELDTTHWVIVMVMMFIPILLVNIFKLLKINTIKGE; the protein is encoded by the coding sequence ATGACAGAAAATATTTATCACGCTCAGACTAAAGACGAGGTGGCTAATGATTTCCAGACTTCACTAACCAGTGGCCTTAGCAGCTCTGAGGCTACTAAGCGATTAGAGAAGTATGGTGAGAACAAACTTAATAAGAAAGCCAATACCCCGTTATGGAAGATTTTTTTACATCAATTCAATGATGCGCTTGTTTATGTACTGATTATTGCAGCAATCCTAACCGCAGTAGTCAGTTTTATGGAGGGGACCAATAGCTTTACAGATAGCATCATCATTATGGCGATATTGATAGTCAATGCGGTGATTGGTACTGTTCAGGAATACCGAGCTATGGTTTCTCTGGATGCACTTAATAAGATGAGTGCACCGCATAGCAAGGTCTTGAGAGACGGTAGTGTAGTAGAAATATCAAGTGAGCACGTGGTACCAGGTGACATCGTCATATTAGATGTAGGCGATATTGTTCCTGCTGATATTCGGCTTTCTGAGAGCTTTAATCTGCAGATACAAGAATCTGCTCTCACTGGGGAGTCTGTCCCTGCCGAGAAGAATGCTGAGGTGATCGATGCCGGTCAAGATCTACCCTTGGGTGATCGCCATAACATAGCCTTCTCTACGGGGCTCGTTTCTTATGGACGTGGTACCGGAATTGTGGTCGGTACCGGCATGAATACTGAGGTGGGAAAGATAGCCGGAATGCTAAGCGATGCGGCAGATCAAGTGACACCGATGCAAAAGCGTCTCAATCAGTTGGGCAAGGTGCTAGGATATGGTGCTCTTGCTATCTGTGCATTAATCTTTGGCTTAGGAGTCTTGTATGGCAATGACCTTGTGGATATGTTTATGATGGCAGTCTCTCTGGGTGTTGCAGCTATTCCAGAAGGGTTACAGGTAGTTTCTACACTAGTACTGGCGATGGGTGTTCAACGCTTGGTCAAGCAAAATGCTATTGTTCGTACGCTCCCCTCTGTTGAGACACTAGGAAGTGCCTCTGTGATATGCTCTGATAAGACAGGAACCCTAACTCAAAATCGCATGACGATTGTAGAGATGTGGAGCATTGAAGGAAGTATCAATGCTGAGGACTATGAGATTGGTTCTAGCAAAGTCATTGACCAAATGCTTCTCAGTGGAACATTGGCTAATGACGCACACCTGTCGGAGAATATGGAGTCAGAAAATAGACTCTCCGGCGATCCTACCGAAACGGCTATCGTAGATCTAGCTGAGAAGAATGGGATTAATAAAAATGACATAGAGAAGAAGTATCAGAGAATAGGAGAGGTCCCATTTGACTCTGAACGTAAGCTGATGTCCTCTATAAATAAAACCGAGGAGGGTGGCAGTGAATTGCAAACTCATGTCAAAGGTGGCACCGATGAATTATTGGAGGTTTGTACTCATTACCTAAAGGATGGTGAACTCATCCCTCTAACGGAGGATATTAAAGAGCAAATCCGAAGTGCAAACGTCGCCATGGCTGAGAAGGCTCTGCGTGTGCTTGCTTTTGCGTATGCCAATATTAGTGCTATGCCTAAGGAGCAAACCTCAGAAATGGTGGAGCGTGACTTGATCTTCCTAGGATTAATGGGAATGATAGACCCGCCTCGTCCAGAAGCTATAAAGGCTGTATCTGAGTGTCGTACTGCTGGTATCAAACCTGTGATGATTACAGGAGACCACCAAATAACTGCAACGGCAATCGCTCGAGAGATTGGAATTGCTCAGGAGGGAGACCTCGTACTGAATGGCACTCAGCTAGAGAACATGGATGACAATGAGCTCTTCGAGGTTGTTCCGAAGTGTTCGGTCTATGCCCGCGTAGCACCAGAGCATAAGGTGCGTATCGTCAAAGCCTGGCAGAAGCACGGTGATGTGGTCGCGATGACTGGTGATGGTGTTAATGATGCTCCTGCATTGAAGACAGCTAGCATCGGAGTTGCCATGGGAATTACCGGTACAGAGGTATCTAAGGGGGCGGCAGATCTCATCCTTACAGATGATAACTTTGCCACCATCGTCCTGGCAGTTAGAGAGGGTCGCCGTATATATGATAACATAGTCAAGGCTATTCAATATCTGCTCTCTACGAACATAGGTGAAGTAATCTTGATCCTTATAGCAACAGTCTTTAATCTAGGTACGCCGCTTTTGCCTATTCAGTTATTGTGGATCAACCTAGTGACAGACAGTTTGCCTGCTCTTGGTATAAGCTTAGACCCAGAGGATAAAGATGTCATGAACAGACCACCAATAGATAGTAATAAAGGGTTCTTCACCAAAGGGTTCATTTGGCGAATTAGCTACCAAGGTGTTATGGTGGGTCTAATCGGTCTTACGTCCTATCTCATCGGGATGCATGATGGCGGTCAGGAGCTAGGGCAAACAATGGCATTCATAAGCATCTGTATGGCTCAATTGCTACACATCCGTAATCTTCATTCCAACGTTAGACCTAGCTGGCACTTCTCACCATTGAGGAATAAAAAGCTCATCGGGGCAATGCTTATTTCATTGATGCTTATTTTAGTAGTCTATTTCATCCCATTCTTAAGGGACATCTTCCATCTGGTAGAGTTAGACACTACACATTGGGTAATCGTCATGGTGATGATGTTTATCCCTATCTTGCTAGTAAACATATTTAAGCTCCTAAAAATCAACACGATAAAAGGAGAGTAA
- a CDS encoding MotA/TolQ/ExbB proton channel family protein produces MEWISKILFAIANSLLIPDIILLIVFFVWALIWIGRFYGEFTTRRKHLRELSPLLDKVGKGEASLEDFSLSLPEKDVAAIVPYYREILKYGGDLNKADYAISCYENKVAKEFIIARLFSKVGPILGLLGTLISMSPALTGLASGDIAGMAYNMQVVFATTVVGLVISSVGLVTLLYKQRWYAHDSDNLLYLARIIQERSVYEEQ; encoded by the coding sequence ATGGAATGGATTTCTAAAATACTTTTTGCGATAGCAAATAGCCTTTTGATACCAGATATTATCCTGCTGATAGTCTTTTTTGTATGGGCTCTGATATGGATTGGGCGTTTTTATGGAGAGTTTACGACTCGTCGGAAGCACCTGAGAGAGCTAAGCCCTCTCTTGGATAAGGTGGGTAAGGGTGAAGCTTCTCTGGAAGACTTCTCTCTCTCTCTGCCTGAAAAGGATGTGGCTGCTATCGTCCCATACTACCGAGAGATCCTAAAGTATGGAGGGGATCTGAACAAGGCGGACTACGCTATCTCTTGTTATGAAAATAAAGTCGCGAAGGAGTTTATTATCGCACGACTATTTTCTAAAGTGGGGCCTATTCTAGGATTACTCGGTACATTGATCTCGATGAGTCCAGCTCTTACGGGTCTGGCAAGTGGGGATATTGCAGGGATGGCGTATAATATGCAGGTGGTCTTTGCGACGACTGTTGTGGGGCTTGTCATCAGCTCTGTAGGGTTAGTCACGCTATTATACAAACAGCGTTGGTATGCTCACGATAGCGATAATTTACTATACTTAGCAAGGATTATTCAAGAAAGGTCAGTATATGAAGAGCAGTAA